TAGGCTATGAAAATACTGATTTTAGAGGATGAAATTCCAGCTTATCAAAAACTTGTCACTTATTTAACAGACTATTTAAAAAGTGAACCAGAACATGATTGGGCTCGAACTATAAAAGATGGAAAGCAATTTTTAGATGACAACACCTATGATGTTATTCTATCAGACATTCAATTATTAGATGGTATATCTTTTGATTTATTTGATGAAGTTTCACTCAATACTCCAATTATTTTTTGTTCTGCTCACGATGAATATTTATTCAAAGCATTCCATACAAATGGTATTGCTTACATTTTAAAACCTTATACTAAAAAAGAGTTTAATGGTGCTTTAGAAAAATATCAATCTTTGTTCAGCAAAGGAGATTATGGCAATCTAAACACAGATGTAATTGTTGAACTAAAATCTGCTTTAAAAGAAGAAAATACCACATATAAAAAACGATTTGTTATAAAGAAGAGCAAAGGAATTCAACTCTTAAATGTAAGTGACATTTCTTTAATTGAAGCTTCTGGTGATTTTTGTATTGCAACAGATAAAGATGGAAAAAGACATACTATTTCTCAGAACTTAGGTAGTATTTCTAAACAATTAAATCCGAATAAATTCTTTAAGATCAATCGAAGTGAAATAATAAACATCGATTATATTGTTACCATTGAAAGTCATTTTAAAAACAGATTGTTATTAACCATTACGGGATGTAAAGAAAAACCAATGACGAGTTCTTCTACAACATCTGAATTTAGAAAATGGTTAGAACAATAAATAATATTAAGCAAACAAAAAAGACTCGAAATTCGAGTCTTTTATGATATATATAAACGTTTTTAATTTCTTCTTAATCTCTATCTAAAAAGATCTGGATTACGTACCAGAATAATAACATTAGTGATGCAAATAAACCTAATGCTGCAGGTATATAATCTTCTGTAGTAAACTTATGTACTAGATTAGACGTTTGGTATAAAATAGATCCTCCAGCTAAAGCACACATTCCAACTGAAAACCATAATCCTAAGTTAAATCCGAATAATGTTCCTGCTACAATTAATCCAATTGCAATAAAGAATCCTATCGTCATAGCTGATCTCAAAAAAGAGAAATCTTTCTTCGTAATTAATACAATTGATGATAATCCTGCGAATAAAGTCAGTGTAACAATTCCTGCTTGCTGTAAAAGAGCCATTCCTTCTCTACCCATAAACTTAGTTACAATTGCAATTAACGGAACAAAAATAATTGCCTCAGCAAAAATATATCCCGCATAAGCCATGTACTGTAAGTTCTTATCAGTAGTTCTTAAAGCTGTACTCTCCGCATAATTCGTAATTAACATAAAACCACCAAGTAATAATAACCACTTATAACCTTGAGTCATAGATAACATAAAGTTCACAAGTGCATCACTTTGAAGTAATAAAAATTCGAAAATGATAAATAGTAAAACACCACCAGCTACGTGAGCATAAGTTTTCTTGTAAAACTCTACTCTTTCCGCCTCTGTTGATTGAGCAATCAATACTCGATCATTGTCAAATTGATTGAATGAATTTTCCATATAATTTTTTTAATTGATTTTTGAATTGTAAAAATAGAATTAATTTTTAAATAAAAAACCCTAACAACTGCTGTGCTAGGGTTAAATATATCTTAATCATTTAATTTCAATACTGCCATAAACGCTTGCTGTGGAATTTCTACGTTTCCAACCTGACGCATACGTTTCTTACCTTTCTTTTGCTTTTCTAAAAGTTTACGTTTACGAGAAATATCTCCTCCATAACATTTAGCAGTTACATCTTTACGTAAAGCTTTTACAGTTTCACGAGCAATAATCTTAGCTCCAATTGCAGCTTGAATAGGAATATCGAATTGCTGACGTGGAATTAACTCCTTTAATTTCTCACAAATCCTTTTCCCTATAGAATATGCATTACTATCGTGTAATAAAGATGAAAGTGCATCAACCGATTGTCCGTTTAATAACATATCTACACGAACAAGTTTTGATTTCTTCATTCCAATTGGGTGATAATCAAAAGATGCATATCCTTTAGAAACTGTTTTTAATCTATCATAGAAATCGAATACAATTTCTGCTAATGGCATTTCAAAAATCAATTCAACTCGTTCTGGAGTTAAATACGTTTGATTAATGATTTGTCCACGTTTCTCAATACATAAACTCATTACTTGTCCAACGAAATCAGATTTCGTGATAATCGAAGCTTTAATAAATGGCTCCTCTACTCTATCTAATTTTGATGGATCCGGTAAATCTGATGGATTATTTACAATAATAATCTCGTCTGGTTCTTTCTTTGTATATGCATGATAAGATACGTTAGGAACCGTAGTAATAACTGTCATGTTAAACTCACGTTCTAAACGTTCTTGGATAATCTCCATGTGTAACATTCCTAAGAATCCACAACGGAAACCGAAACCTAAAGCCGCAGAACTCTCTGGTTGAAATACTAAAGAAGCATCATTCAATTGTAACTTCTCCATAGAAGCTCTTAACTCTTCATAATCCTCAGTATCTACAGGATAAATACCTGCGAATACCATTGGCTTTACATCCTCAAAACCTTCAATATTATCAGTTGTTGGATTTGCAAAATCTGTAATAGTATCTCCTACCTTTACTTCCTTCGCTGTTTTAATACCTGTAATTAAATATCCAACATCACCAGTTTTAATTTCTTTCTTTGGCTCTTGATTTAACTTTAACGTTCCAACCTCATCTGCGAAATAATCATTTCCAGTAGCCATGAACTTAATCTTTTGGTTCTTTTTAATTGAACCATCGATAATTCTGAAGTAGGTTTCAATTCCTCTATATGAATTATAAACACTATCAAAAATTAAAGCTTTTAAAGGTGCATCTGGATTTCCTTCCGGAGCAGGAATTCTATCAATAATTGCTTCTAAAATATTATCTACTCCGAATCCTGTTTTTCCACTTGCAGGAATTACATCTTCAGGATCACAACCTAATAAGTCTACAATATCATCAGTAACTTCTTCTGGATTCGCAGAAGGCAAATCAACTTTATTTAATACTGGAATAATCTCCAAGTCGTTTTCTAAAGCTAAGTATAAGTTAGAAATAGTTTGCGCTTGAATACTTTGAGCAGCATCAACAATTAATAAAGCTCCTTCACAAGCCGCAATAGAACGTGAAACTTCGTAAGAAAAATCTACATGACCTGGAGTGTCGATTAAATTCAAGATATATGGTTCTCCATTGTGAACATAATCCATTTGAATTGCGTGTGATTTAATTGTAATTCCACGCTCTCTCTCCAAATCCATATTATCTAATAATTGATCTTGTTTTTCTCGCTCAGTTACTGTTTGAGTAAAATCTAATAATCTATCAGCAAGTGTACTTTTTCCATGATCAATATGGGCGATAATACAAAAATTCCTAATGTTTTTCATTCGTTCTTTATTCCTTCTTAATGACTTGCAAAGATACGCTAATTGTACCGTGTCTGGCAAATAAAAGTTTAGGTATAGAATTTAATTCGAATTACAAGTAGCTGATTTCACATGAATAAACTATTTCAACAGAACAACCGCATAAAACCTGAGGCTTAAAATGGATTGTTCACGAAATTTTCAACCCCATTTTTTCCCTTTTAACCCAAAAAAGTTCCTTTTAACAATGTTTTATAAGGATTAAACAAAACTTCTGAAATACTTTCGTCTACGAATTAATGAACAGAAGGCTACTTGATTTGTTTTACAATTTATGTAGTCATATTTAAAATACCCATTGTGATTGTTCAGAGTAATATCTGGATAATGTTGTTAGAGCGCTGATTCTTGAATTGGCAGATTATACTCAGCATATATGTTTTATGCTTTTGGATTAAAAACTAGGTTAAAGGGGGACGTATTAATAATTAAAGTTTTAAATTCATTTAATTAATTAACACCTTATGCTGAGTTCTCTTACAAACAGTTTCTTTTAAACGTTCTTTTTTCCCTTTTAACCTAAAATAATTCCTGTTAAGTGAGTTTATTCCTTTTAAAACACTGGATACACTATACTTTCGTGGAAGCTTTAAAATGGAATTTATATGGAATAAAGCTTTTGCTTTTTTCGTTATTAAATCATAAACATCATATCATGAAAAAACTAAACCTAACATTACTTTTAGCCTTATCAATTTCGATAATGAGTTGTTCTTCTTCTGAAGTATCTAGTGAAGATCCAGTAGTTATTGATCCTACAACTAAAGTTACTTACGAAAAAGATGTAAAAAACATTATTAATAACAGCTGTGCTGTTAGTGGATGCCATACAGGATCATCTCCTGCAGCTGGAATTGCTTTCAACACTTATAATCAAGTAAGAAGTCAAGCAGAAAACGGAAATTTAATTGGTCGTATAAACAGTGGTTCTAATCCAATGCCTCCAACAGGATTACTACCAACTTCAACAAGAAGTATTATTGATCAATGGAAGGCAGACGGATTCCTTGAAAACTAAACATTAACTATAAAAAGAAACTACCCCATGAGATTACTCGTAATTATTTTATTGATTTCCCAATCTGTTTTTGCTCAAAAATATTTCACAAGAACTGGATCTACTGGATTTAGAGCTT
This genomic window from Tenacibaculum sp. 190524A05c contains:
- a CDS encoding LytTR family DNA-binding domain-containing protein — translated: MKILILEDEIPAYQKLVTYLTDYLKSEPEHDWARTIKDGKQFLDDNTYDVILSDIQLLDGISFDLFDEVSLNTPIIFCSAHDEYLFKAFHTNGIAYILKPYTKKEFNGALEKYQSLFSKGDYGNLNTDVIVELKSALKEENTTYKKRFVIKKSKGIQLLNVSDISLIEASGDFCIATDKDGKRHTISQNLGSISKQLNPNKFFKINRSEIINIDYIVTIESHFKNRLLLTITGCKEKPMTSSSTTSEFRKWLEQ
- a CDS encoding Bax inhibitor-1 family protein, coding for MENSFNQFDNDRVLIAQSTEAERVEFYKKTYAHVAGGVLLFIIFEFLLLQSDALVNFMLSMTQGYKWLLLLGGFMLITNYAESTALRTTDKNLQYMAYAGYIFAEAIIFVPLIAIVTKFMGREGMALLQQAGIVTLTLFAGLSSIVLITKKDFSFLRSAMTIGFFIAIGLIVAGTLFGFNLGLWFSVGMCALAGGSILYQTSNLVHKFTTEDYIPAALGLFASLMLLFWYVIQIFLDRD
- the lepA gene encoding translation elongation factor 4 encodes the protein MKNIRNFCIIAHIDHGKSTLADRLLDFTQTVTEREKQDQLLDNMDLERERGITIKSHAIQMDYVHNGEPYILNLIDTPGHVDFSYEVSRSIAACEGALLIVDAAQSIQAQTISNLYLALENDLEIIPVLNKVDLPSANPEEVTDDIVDLLGCDPEDVIPASGKTGFGVDNILEAIIDRIPAPEGNPDAPLKALIFDSVYNSYRGIETYFRIIDGSIKKNQKIKFMATGNDYFADEVGTLKLNQEPKKEIKTGDVGYLITGIKTAKEVKVGDTITDFANPTTDNIEGFEDVKPMVFAGIYPVDTEDYEELRASMEKLQLNDASLVFQPESSAALGFGFRCGFLGMLHMEIIQERLEREFNMTVITTVPNVSYHAYTKKEPDEIIIVNNPSDLPDPSKLDRVEEPFIKASIITKSDFVGQVMSLCIEKRGQIINQTYLTPERVELIFEMPLAEIVFDFYDRLKTVSKGYASFDYHPIGMKKSKLVRVDMLLNGQSVDALSSLLHDSNAYSIGKRICEKLKELIPRQQFDIPIQAAIGAKIIARETVKALRKDVTAKCYGGDISRKRKLLEKQKKGKKRMRQVGNVEIPQQAFMAVLKLND